The Populus alba chromosome 6, ASM523922v2, whole genome shotgun sequence genome contains a region encoding:
- the LOC118043924 gene encoding serine/arginine-rich SC35-like splicing factor SCL33: MRGRSYDYSPSPPRGYGRRHRNPSPRGRYGSRGRDLPTSLLVRNLRHDCRPEDLRGLFGRFGPLKDIYLPRDYYTGEPRGFGFVQYLESADAADAKHHMDGEILLGRELTVVFAEENRKKPAEMRQRDRVRGGQYYDQRRSPSPHYGRSYSRSPVYYSPSPRRRHYSRSISPRDRRYRLRPYSRSPHGSRSCSRSPVRSWSPYGSRSRSRSWSRSLEDSR; encoded by the exons ATGAGGGGAAGAAGCTACGATTACAGTCCCTCACCCCCAAGGGGTTATGGGAGGAGACATAGGAATCCTAGCCCTAGGGGTCGGTATGGAAGTCGTGGTAGGGATCTTCCTACTAGTCTCTTGGTTCGCAATCTCCGTCATGATTGCAG GCCTGAAGATCTTCGTGGACTTTTTGGACGGTTTGGTCCGCTGAAGGACATTTACTTGCCCCGAGATTATTATACTGG GGAGCCACGTGGCTTTGGATTTGTCCAATATTTAGAATCAGCTGATGCTGCAGATGCTAAGCACCATATGGATGGTGAAATTCTTCTAGGCCGGGAACTGACAGTTGTTTTTGCCGAGGAAAATAGGAAGAAGCCTGCAGAAATGAGGCAAAGAGATCGTGTGAG GGGTGGTCAGTACTATGACCAAAGGCGCTCTCCATCACCGCACTATGGACGGAGTTACTCTCGTAGTCCTGTCTATTATTCTCCTTCCCCAAGGAGAAGACATTATTCAAG ATCAATTTCTCCTAGAGATAGGAGGTACAGGCTCCGGCCCTACTCAAGGTCCCCACATGGTTCAAGGAGCTGCAGCAGGAGCCCAGTTAGGAGTTGGTCTCCTTATGGTTCAAGGAGCCGGAGCCGGAGCTGGAGCCGGAGCCTAGAGGACTCCAGGTGA
- the LOC118043923 gene encoding uncharacterized protein, translating to MAVSEEECSNAKVRSSSSPSSSSSSSAPSNGVHYLAKSVLRGSAVLHAIYGHFRSSFSYDIVFGKETSIELAIIGEDGIVQAICEQPLFGTIKDMAVVPWNDKFHAQTPRVQGKDHLVVISDSGKLTFLTFCNEMHRFFPLTHIQLSNPGNSRHQLGRMLAVDSSGCFVATSAYEDQLALFSLSASGGSDIIDERILYPPENEGNANVARSIQRPLTSGTIWSMCFISRDSSHPSKEHNPVLAIILNRRGALLNELLLLRWDIRDHAISYISQFVESGPLAHDIVEVPHSNGFALMFRVGDVLLMDLRDALHPRCVCRTSLNYFPNAVEEQNFVEDSRVTDFDDDGSFNVAARALLELQDYDPMCIDGEGSNVKSTLKHACSWSWEPDNDKNPRMVFCADTGEFFMIEISYDGEDLKVNLSDCLYKDLSCKTLLWVEDGFLAALVEMGDGIVLKMENESLQYISPIQNVAPILDMSIVDYHDEERDQMFACCGVAPEGSLRIIRSGIIVEKLLKTAPIYQGITGTWTVGMKVADLHHSFLVLSFVEETRVLSVGLSFTDVTDLVGFQPDVCTLACGLVGDGLLVQIHQTAVRLCLPTKAAHPEGIPLSSPVCSSWFPANMGINLGAVGHDLIVVSTSNPCFLYILGVRCLSPFHYEIFEMQHLRLLNELSCISIPQKYFERRRSSFMNHVVDSRAAALPVGVDTGNTFVIGTHKPSVEVVSFVPGDGLRIIASGTISLTSSLGTAVSGCIPQDVRLVLADRFYVLSGLRNGMLLRFEWPSASSMFSVEIPSHECSIGSCMLSSDYAISNTAAISLEPKMLAVDSIDNTMDDLPINLQLIATRRIGITPVFLVPLSDSLDSDMIALSDRPWLLHTARHSLSYTSISFQPSTHATPVCSVECPKGILFVADNSLHLVEMVHSTRLNVQKFHLGGTPRKVQYHSESKLLLVMRTELSNDNDTCSSDICCVDPLSGSTVSSFKLERGETGKSMELVKIGNEQVLVIGTSLSSGPAIMPSGEAESTKGRVIVLCLENLQNSDSGSMTFCSKAGSSSQRTSPFREIVGYAAEQLSSSSLCSSPDDTSCDGVKLEETETWQLRFVSATTLPGMVLAICPYLDRFFLASAGNSFYVCGFANDNKRVKKFAVGRTRFMIMSLTAYHTRIAVGDCRDGILFYAYHVESKKLEQLYCDPSQRLVAGCVLMDVDTAVVSDRKGSIAVLSRSDRFECTGSPECNLTLNCAYYMGEIAMSIRKGSFTYKLPADDILTGCDGVITKMDASNNTIMASTLLGSIIVFIPLSREEFELLQAVQSRLVVHPLTAPVLGNDHHEFRSRENPVGVPKILDGDMLAQFLELTSSQQEAVLSLPLGPLDTVKTNLKPFSTLPISISQVVQLLERVHYALN from the exons atggcAGTATCAGAGGAAGAATGCTCTAATGCAAAGGtcagatcatcatcatcaccatcttcttcttcttcatcctctGCGCCATCTAACGGCGTTCACTACTTAGCGAAGTCCGTTCTGAGAGGCAGCGCTGTTTTACACGCTATTTACGGTCACTTCCGTTCTTCGTTCTCTTACGACATCGTTTTTGGCAAG GAGACGTCAATAGAGTTGGCGATAATAGGGGAAGATGGAATTGTACAGGCAATATGTGAACAACCTTTATTTGGCACGATTAAAGATATGGCTGTTGTACCTTGGAATGACAAGTTCCATGCGCAGACTCCACGG GTGCAAGGAAAAGACCATTTGGTTGTTATATCTGATTCTGGGAAGCTTACATTTCTCACATTTTGCAATGAAATGCacag GTTTTTTCCGTTGACACACATTCAACTTTCAAATCCTGGAAACTCAAGACATCAACTTGGAAGAATGCTAGCCGTAGATTCCAG TGGCTGTTTTGTCGCTACTAGCGCATATGAAGACCAATTGGCTTTGTTTTCCCTTTCAGCATCTGGTGGCAGTGATATCATTGATGAG AGAATTCTTTATCCTCCTGAAAATGAAGGGAATGCAAATGTTGCCAGAAGTATCCAGAGACCACTCACATCTGGTACCATATGGAGTATGTGCTTCATTTCGAGGGATTCTAGCCATCCAAGTAAGGAGCATAATCCTGTACTAGCCATTATTCTAAATAG GAGGGGAGCACTCCTAAATGAACTGCTGTTATTGAGATGGGACATTAGAGACCATGCTATAAGCTATATCTCGCAGTTTGTTGAATCTGGACCGCTAGCGCATGACATCGTTGAAGTTCCTCATTCCAATGGATTTGCCCTTATGTTCAGGGTTGGTGATGTTCTCCTAATGGATCTTAGAGATGCTCTCCACCCACGTTGTGTCTGTAGAACAAGCTTGAATTATTTTCCTAATGCAGTGGAGGAGCAGAATTTTGTTGAAGACAGTAGAGTTactgattttgatgatgatggttcATTCAATGTTGCTGCACGTGCTTTATTGGAACTTCAAGATTATGATCCCATGTGTATTGATGGTGAAGGGAGCAATGTAAAATCAACTTTGAAACATGCATGCTCTTGGAGCTGGGAGCCAGATAATGATAAAAACCCTAGGATGGTTTTTTGTGCGGACACAGGAGAATTTTTCATGATTGAGATTTCTTACGACGGGGAAGATCTTAAAGTTAACCTTTCAGATTGTCTTTACAAAGACCTATCATGTAAGACACTTTTGTGGGTTGAAGATGGATTCTTGGCAGCTCTTGTGGAGATGGGAGATGGGATTGTCctgaaaatggaaaatgaaagCTTACAATATATAAGTCCTATTCAAAATGTTGCACCCATCTTGGATATGTCCATCGTGGATTATCATGATGAGGAGCGTGATCAAATGTTTGCCTGCTGTGGGGTTGCACCGGAGGGGTCATTAAGGATTATTAGAAGTGGTATCATTGTTGAAAAGCTACTGAAGACTGCCCCTATATATCAAGGCATTACTGGGACCTGGACTGTTGGAATGAAAGTAGCCGATTTGCACCATTCTTTTCTTGTTCTATCATTTGTTGAAGAGACTAGGGTACTCTCAGTTGGATTAAGTTTTACTGATGTGACGGATTTGGTTGGTTTTCAGCCTGATGTCTGTACTCTGGCATGTGGTCTGGTAGGTGATGGGTTGCTGGTCCAAATTCATCAAACTGCAGTTAGACTTTGTTTGCCTACCAAGGCTGCCCATCCAGAAGGTATTCCTTTGTCTTCCCCAGTTTGCTCATCTTGGTTTCCAGCTAACATGGGTATCAATTTGGGGGCTGTTGGACATGACCTGATTGTTGTTTCTACTTCTAATCCTTGTTTCCTATACATTCTCGGGGTGAGATGTCTTTCACCATTTCATTACGAAATATTTGAAATGCAACATTTGAGATTGCTGAATGAGTTATCGTGCATCTCCATtcctcaaaaatattttgagcgAAGACGATCAAGTTTTATGAATCATGTGGTTGATAGTCGTGCAGCTGCCCTTCCAGTTGGGGTTGACACTGGCAATACCTTTGTTATTGGGACACATAAACCTTCAGTGGAAGTTGTGTCTTTTGTGCCTGGTGATGGCCTAAGAATTATTGCTTCTGGAACAATATCATTAACAAGTTCTTTGGGAACCGCTGTTAGTGGTTGCATCCCTCAAGATGTAAGGCTTGTACTGGCTGATCggttttatgttctttctggTTTGAGGAATGGAATGTTGCTTCGATTTGAATGGCCTTCTGCCTCTTCAATGTTTTCAGTGGAAATTCCCAGTCATGAATGTTCTATTGGTTCCTGTATGCTAAGTTCTGATTATGCTATATCAAATACAGCTGCAATTTCTTTAGAGCCAAAAATGCTTGCTGTTGATTCAATTGACAACACAATGGATGACCTTCCTATTAATCTGCAATTGATTGCCACCCGTCGCATTGGCATTACTCCTGTTTTCCTGGTTCCTTTGAGTGATTCTCTTGACTCAGATATGATTGCTCTCAGTGATCGGCCATGGTTATTGCACACTGCAAGGCACAGCCTCTCTTACACTTCAATCTCCTTTCAGCCTTCAACACATGCAACACCTGTATGCTCTGTTGAATGTCCGAAGGGAATTTTATTTGTTGCAGACAACAGTCTTCATTTG GTGGAAATGGTGCATAGCACGAGGCTTAATGTGCAAAAGTTTCATCTTGGAGGCACTCCACGGAAGGTCCAGTACCATAGTGAAAGCAAGTTGTTACTAGTTATGAGGACTGAACTGAGCAATGACAATGATACATGTTCATCTGATATATGTTGCGTTGACCCCCTGAGTGGTTCAACAGTGTCATCATTTAAACTTGAACGTGGAGAAACAGGAAAATCCATGGAGCTGGTGAAGATTGGAAATGAACAGGTTCTGGTAATTGGAACCAGTCTGTCTTCTGGCCCAGCTATTATGCCTAGCGGTGAAGCCGAAAG TACCAAGGGCCGAGTAATAGTCCTCTGCCTAGAAAACTTGCAAAATTCAGATAGTGGCTCAATGACATTCTGCTCAAAGGCAGGGTCATCTTCTCAACGAACATCACCATTTCGTGAAATTGTTGGTTATGCTGCTGAGCAGCTATCAAGCAGTAGTCTTTGCAGTAGTCCAGATGATACTAGCTGCGATGGAGTCAAACTTGAAGAAACTGAAACGTGGCAGTTGCGATTTGTTTCTGCCACAACATTGCCTGGAATGGTGCTTGCGATTTGTCCATATCTTGACCGTTTTTTCTTGGCTTCTGCTGGTAATTCT TTTTATGTATGTGGTTTCGcaaatgataataaaagagTGAAAAAGTTTGCTGTTGGAAGGACACGTTTTATGATAATGTCCTTGACTGCATATCACACCAGAATTGCTGTTGGCGATTGCCGCGATGGTATCCTTTTCTATGCTTATCATGTG GAGTCCAAAAAACTGGAGCAACTTTATTGTGACCCGTCTCAGAGATTAGTTGCTGGTTGTGTCCTTATGGATGTTGATACAGCAGTGGTTTCAGATCGGAAGGGAAGCATTGCTGTGTTGTCACGTTCTGATCGATTTGAGT GTACTGGAAGTCCAGAATGCAACTTGACATTGAATTGTGCTTATTATATGGGTGAGATAGCAATGAGCATCAGGAAG GGATCATTTACATATAAACTCCCTGCTGATGATATATTAACGGGGTGTGATGGTGTTATTACAAAGATGGATGCATCTAACAATACTATCATGGCCAGCACACTCTTAGGAAGCATAATAGTTTTTATTCCTCTATCaag GGAAGAATTTGAACTTTTACAAGCTGTCCAATCTAGACTTGTGGTCCATCCCTTAACTGCTCCTGTTTTAGGAAATGATCATCATGAGTTCCGAAGCCGTGAAAACCCT GTTGGAGTGCCCAAGATACTTGACGGCGACATGCTAGCTCAGTTCCTGGAGCTAACAAGTTCACAGCAAGAGGCAGTGTTATCATTACCTCTTGGACCACTAGATACAgttaaaacaaacttaaaaccaTTTTCTACCTTGCCCATATCAATTAGTCAGGTTGTGCAACTTCTTGAGCGGGTTCATTATGCCCTCAATTAA